One genomic window of Leopardus geoffroyi isolate Oge1 chromosome C3, O.geoffroyi_Oge1_pat1.0, whole genome shotgun sequence includes the following:
- the PUF60 gene encoding poly(U)-binding-splicing factor PUF60 isoform X12, producing MENGQNTTAKLGLPPLTPEQQEALQKAKKYAMEQSIKSVLVKQTIAHQQQQLTNLQMAAQRQRALAIMCRVYVGSIYYELGEDTIRQAFAPFGPIKSIDMSWDSVTMKHKGFAFVEYEVPEAAQLALEQMNSVMLGGRNIKVGRPSNIGQAQPIIDQLAEEARAFNRIYVASVHQDLSDDDIKSVFEAFGKIKSCTLARDPTTGKHKGYGFIEYEKAQSSQDAVSSMNLFDLGGQYLRVGKAVTPPMPLLTPATPGGLPPAAAVAAAAATAKITAQEAVAGAAVLGTLATPGLVSPALTLAQPLGALPQAVMAAQAPGVITGVTPARPPIPVTIPSVGVVNPILASPPTLGLLEPKKEKEEEELFPESERPEMLSEQEHMSISGSSARHMVMQKLLRKQESTVMVLRNMVDPKDIDDDLEGEVTEECGKFGAVNRVIIYQEKQGEEEDAEIIVKIFVEFSIASETHKAIQALNGRWFAGRKVVAEVYDQERFDNSDLSA from the exons ATGGAGAACGGGCAGAACACAACCGCGAAGCTGGGACTGCCTCCTCTGACGCCCGAGCAGCAAGAGGCCCTCCAGAAG GCCAAGAAGTACGCCATGGAGCAGAGCATCAAGAGCGTGCTGGTGAAGCAGACCATCGCGCACCAGCAACAGCAGCTCACCAACCTGCAG ATGGCAGCTCAGCGGCAGCGGGCGCTGGCCATCATGTGTCGGGTCTACGTGGGTTCCATCTACTATGAGCTTGGGGAGGACACCATTCGCCAGGCTTTTGCTCCCTTCGGACCCATCAAGAGCATTGACATGTCCTGGGACTCCGTCACCATGAAGCACAAG GGCTTTGCCTTTGTGGAGTACGAGGTCCCAGAAGCTGCGCAGCTCGCCTTGGAGCAGATGAACTCAGTGATGCTAGGAGGCAGGAACATCAAG gtGGGCAGACCCAGCAATATAGGGCAGGCCCAGCCTATCATAGACCAGCTGGCTGAGGAGGCGCGAGCTTTCAACCGCATCTACGTGGCTTCTGTGCACCAGGATCTTTCCGACGATGACATCAAGAGCGTATTTGAGGCCTTTGGCAAGATCAAATCTTGCACGCTGGCCCGGGACCCCACAACTGGCAAGCACAAGGGTTATGGGTTCATTG AGTATGAGAAGGCCCAGTCATCCCAGGATGCCGTGTCTTCCATGAACCTGTTTGATCTGGGTGGCCAGTACTTGCGGGTGGGCAAGGCTGTCACACCCCCCATGCCCCTGCTTACACCTGCCACACCCGGAGGCCTCCCACCTGCTGCTGCCGTGGCCGCAGCTGCAGCCACAGCCAAGATCACAGCTCAG GAAGCCGTGGCTGGAGCAGCGGTGCTGGGTACCCTGGCCACTCCTGGACTGGTGTCCCCTGCACTGACTCTGGCCCAGCCTCTGGGGGCTTTGCCCCAGGCTGTCATGGCTGCCCAGGCGCCAGGAGTCATCACAG GTGTGACCCCAGCCCGGCCTCCCATTCCGGTCACCATCCCCTCTGTGGGAGTGGTGAACCCCATCCTGGCCAGCCCCCCAACGCTGGGTCTCCTGGAGcccaagaaggagaaggaggaggaggagctctTTCCTGAGTCGGAGCGGCCAGAGATGCTCAGCGAGCAGGAGCACATGAGCATCTCCGGTAGTAGCGCCCGCCACATGGTGATGCAGAAGCTGCTCCGAAAGCAGGAG tCCACGGTGATGGTTCTGCGTAACATGGTGGACCCCAAGGACATCGACGATGACCTGGAGGGGGAGGTGACCGAGGAGTGTGGCAAGTTTGGTGCTGTGAACCGTGTCATCATATACCAGGAGAAGCAGGGCGAGGAGGAGGACGCAGAGATCATCGTCAAGATTTTTGTGGAGTTTTCCATAGCCTCCGAGACTCACAAGGCCATCCAGGCCCTCAATGGGCGCTGGTTTGCTGGCCGCAAGGTGGTGGCTGAAGTGTATGACCAGGAGCGTTTTGATAACAGTGACCTTTCTGCGTGA